A stretch of DNA from Saccharospirillum mangrovi:
TGATCGACGTCCAGTCACAGCCGGCGTGACCAGACTGACGCAGATCCGCTAATACAATGTCTAACGCCAATCGCGCGCTTTCCTGCAGTCGAGTCTGTTGTTGCAGCAACATCTGGCTGCGCTGGGCATCGATTAACAAAGTAACAACGCCACCGATCACCAACAGCGACAGTGCCATAGCGATCAATAATTCCAGCAGACTGAAACCTTGTTGTGTTTCGTCTCTTTGTTGCAACACCATCAGATTCCAACCTCAAAGTTGAGCGAAGAAAACAGACACGGTTTCGCTACCGGGCCATTGAATCAACAGACGCACACTTTCTCCGCTGCGCTCCAGTGTTGCGCTGGCAGCGGGCAACACTTCTTTGAATCGTTGCAGCCAAATGCCCAGGTCGCGTTGCGCAATTTCTGCGGCAGAGCAAACCTGGGTTTCGCACTCAGGTGCAACCGGAACGGGAGTTGATGGGCCAAATTCATAGCGATTGCTACTGAGCGCGTAATCACGATTGGCGCGCATTCGGTCGAATAATTCGTCGGCCAATAAGGCGGCCTGTACTTGTCTGATCGCTTCCTGATTCAAACTCAACGCTCGGCTCTGCAGTTGCGCGAATCCGAGTAAGGCGATGGCTAGAATGGTGATGGCGATGAGCACTTCGATTAGCGTGGCGCCTGTCTGCGAGCTGATTCTTTTCATGAGTCGTTAGCCCACGCAATTTTCAGGTTTTGCGGCGTCAAACCGAATGCGGCCAGTGGGCGAAATCACCACGGCGCTGAGAAATTCGATATCCAAACGGCACACAAAAAATGATCCGTTACTGCCCGACGCCCTGCCTTGTCGGTCAAACAGGACGGCACGATTGAGATTAAAACGAACGGAAACATTCAATGGCGCGTCTTCATAAACAGAGATTAACGGTTCGCCATCCTGATGCTGTTTATCTTCGTTCAGGTCGACAAAAACAAACCAGCCGGGCGTCCAGTCACCACCCGCCGAAGCGCATTGCAAATTATTGGGATTGGCAACAAAGAGATCGGTTGTTGTGCAGACAGCCACCGGCAAACCCAAAGTGCGCGCCTGGGTTCGCGCCAGTGTCAGATGAGCAAACAGATCGTCGCGCAGGCGATTCGCGCTTTGCGTTTGAATTAACGATTGGTAACCGGGCAGCGCCACAGCGGTGAGCAGCGCGAGTAACGCCAGACTTACCAAGAGTTCGATCAGCGTCCATCCGTGCGCTGAATGCCAGCCGTTCATCCGTGTCGGCCCTATTCGTCAGAGGGCCGACAGAGTAACGGAGACGTTTGAGGAAAGGCAGGGTGGCGTGTCGATCAGCGGTCGGCTTTGCCAACCGCTTCAAGTTTTAAGCGGGATTCGAGTTAACCCAAATCCTTCATGCGCAGTTCGCGCGGAATGGAGAAGGTGATGTTTTCCGGAATGCCGTCGAGTTCGATGGGAGTGTCAGCGCCCAAAGCCTTCAAACCATCCAACACCTGCGTCACCAGAATTTCCGGCGCTGAGGCACCGGCCGTCACACCAATGCGCTGTTTGCCTTCAAACCATTTCGCCTGTAACTGGCTGGCGTCATCGAGCAAATAGGCTTCGCAACCCATGCGTTCGGCGAGTTCGCGCAACCGGTTGGAATTGGACGAATTCGGCGAGCCGACCACCAACACAATGTCGCATTCGGCGGCGAGAGTTTTCACCGCATCCTGACGGTTTTGCGTGGCGTAGCAGATGTCGTCTTTGCGCGGGCCTTGAATCTGCGGGAAGCGTTCGCGCAGCGCGTCGATGATGCGTGCGGTGTCGTCCATGGACAGCGTGGTTTGGGTGACGTACGCCAAACGGGATTCATCGCGCACGGGCAGGCTGGCGACATCGGTTTCGTTTTCGACCAGATAAATATCACCACCCTGGCTGTGATCGTACTGGCCCATGGTGCCTTCCACTTCCGGATGGCCGCGGTGACCGATCAGAATGCATTCCATGCCGTCGGCGCTGTATTTGGAGACTTCTAAATGCACCTTGGTAACCAGCGGGCAAGTGGCGTCGAAGACTTTCAGGCCGCGTTTATCGGCCTCGGCACGTACCGCTTGCGAGACGCCGTGGGCGGAAAAGATCACCAGTTGGTCGTCGGGCACTTCGTTCAGCTCATCGACAAAGACCGCGCCGCGCTGGCGTAAGTCGTCGACGACGAATTTGTTGTGCACCACTTCGTGACGCACGTAGAGCGGTGCGCCGTAAAGTTCCAGCGCCCGGTTTACGATGTCGATGGCGCGGTCTACGCCGGCGCAGAAGCCGCGTGGGTTGGCGAGTTTAATGTCCATCCGTCGCGCTCTCTATGGCGAGAATTTCCACTTCGAAGTCCAGCGCTTTGCCAGCCAACGGGTGGTTGAAGTCTACGGTAACAAATCCATCCTCGATGCTGTCAATCACACCGGGTAACTCATTGTTACCGGCGTCGGCAAACGACATCACCATGCCCGGCTCGATTTCTGCGCCAAACTGTTCGCGTTTGAACGTCTGGCGATTTTGCGGGTTGTGCTGACCGAAAGCGTGTTCGGGTTCGACGCGTACAGTGCGGTGGTCGCCCACAGCCAAGCCGAGCAAATGTTGCTCGAAACCTTCGGGCAGATTGCCGTCGCCGATGGTCAGTGTCGCCGGTGCTTTGTCGAAGGTGGAATCTACGGTCTCGCCGCTGGCCAGCCGCAACGCAAAATGCAGCGTGACGGTGGCGTTTTCCTGAATCACATCCATCGTTTTTCACCGCCAGGCATACGGCGACGCTTGTCCAAAAAGAAGGCGTCGATCAACACCATGATGGCACCGACGGTGATGGCGCTGTCAGCCAGATTAAACGCCGGGAAATAGCTGTTGCCCCAGTGCGCGTGAATGAAATCGACAACGTAGCCGAGCGTTACACGGTCGTACAAATTGCCCAGCGCGCCACCGAGAATCAACGCCAGCGCGATCGACAACCAACGTTCGTGACGCTTCAGACGCAGTATCCAGTTGATCAGCAACAACGACACCGCCAGGGCGATGGCGACAAACAGCCAACGCTGCCAGCCGCCGGCCGCGTTCAGAAAACTGAAAGCAGCGCCGCGGTTGTGCAACAACGTGAAGTTGAGCACCGGCAACACCGACACTGGCTGAGCGTAAGCGAGCGTGGCGACGGCGATTGACTTGGTCCACAAATCGGCAGCGATGACCGCCGCCGAAATCAACAGCCAAAATGACTGACGCAGGTTCAATTTGAGCTTAGGCAAAGTGGCGTACCTCGCCGGAACCTGCGACGTTTTCAACGCAGCGACCGCACAGATCCGGGTGTTCGGCATGCTTACCAACGTCAGGACGCTGATGCCAGCAACGCTCGCACTTGGCTTCTTCGGAGGCGACGACGACAACTTTCAGACCTTCGAGTTCGGTCTCAACGGCGTCCGCCGGGGCGTCGTTCAGATCGGCCAGACGCGCTTCGCTGGTCAGAGTAACAAAGCGCAGTTCGTCGCCCAGTTCTGCCAGCGCTGTTTTCAGTTCGGCGTCGCAGTAGAGCGTTACTTCGGCTTTCAGACTGCCGCCAACGCGACCTTCATTGCGCGCCAGTTCCAGTACTTTGTTAACGCCTTCTTTCGCCGCCTGAACCTGTGCCCAGAAGGCGCTATTCATCGGCTCGGTTTCGGACAACGGCAGCAGACCTTCGTACCAGGTTTGCTCGAACACACTCAGGCTGCGCTCGCCCGGCAGGAACTGCCACAGCTCGTCAGCGGTGAAGCTGAGGATCGGCGCAATCCAGCGCACCAAGGCTTCCAGCACGTGGAACAGTGCGGTCTGGCAGGAACGACGCGCCAGTGAATCGGCCTGGGTGGTGTATTGGCGATCTTTGATGATGTCGAGGTAGAAGCCGCCCATATCGAGCACGCAGAAATGATGGATCTTCTGGTACACCTGGACGAACTGATAGTTGTCGTACAGGTCAGATATTTCCTGCTGCAAACGGTAGGCACGGTCCATGGCCCAGCGGTCCAGCGCCAGCATCTGGTCCGGGTCGACCTGATCTTTCGCCGGGTCAAAACCGCTCAGGTTGGAGATAAAGAAACGCGCGGTATTGCGGATGCGACGATAGGCATCGGCGGTGCGGTTCAGAATTTCCTTCGACATCGCCATCTCGCCGCTGTAATCGGTCGCGGCCACCCACAGGCGCATGATGTCGGCGCCCATGGTGTTGAAGATTTCGTCCGGCTCGATGCCGTTGCCCAACGACTTGGACATCTTGTGTCCTTTTTCGTCGATGGTGAAACCGTGCGTCAGCACCTGTTTGTACGGCGCGGTGCCGTTGATCGCGACGGCGGTTTTCAGCGACGACTGGAACCAGCCGCGATGCTGATCCGAACCTTCCAGATACATGTCAGCCGGGTATTGGCCGAGTTCCGGACGCTTGCGCAACACGGTGTCGTGGGTGACACCGGAGTCGAACCAGACGTCGAGGGTATCGGTGACTTTTTCGTACTGATCGGCATCGCTGATGACATCGGCCAGATCGAGTTCCCACCAGGCATCCATACCGCCGGTTTCAACGCGCTGGGCGACTTCTTCGATGATGCGCGACAGTTCCGGATGCAGCTCGCCGGTTTCTTTGTGCGTGACAAAAGCGATGGGCACGCCCCAGGTTCGCTGACGCGAGATACACCAGTCGGGGCTTTGTTCCATCATTGCTTCGATGCGGTTCTGGCCCCAACCCGGCACCCAGCGCACACCTTTGATGGCATCCAGCGCCTGGCCGCGCAGGTTTTGTTTGTCCATGCTGATGAACCATTGCGGCGTGGCGCGGTAGATCAGCGGGGTTTTGGTGCGCCAGCAATGGGCGTAGCTGTGCGTCAGTTTGCCTTCACTGAGCAGACGGCCGTGTTCTTTGCACACTTCAATGATGTGCGGCTCGACTTTATAAACGTGCTCGCCGGCAAACAGCTCGACGTTGTTGCGATAGACACCGCCGTCGTCGAGCGGATTCAGTGTTTCGATGCCGTAGCGTTGGCACACCAGGAAGTCGTCCATGCCGTGATCGGGCGCGGTGTGGACCAGACCCGTACCGGCGTCGAGCGTGACGTGTTCACCGAGCAGAACCGGAATGTCACGCTGATAGAACGGATGATCGAACACCAGCCCTTCCAACGCCTGACCTTTAGCGCGACCAAGCACTTCGGTGTTGCTCAGATTCTGACGCGCCGTCGCCGCTTCCAGCAGACCTTCGGCCAGGATCAGGCGCGCCGGGGCGCCATTCACTTCGGTTTGCACCAGCACATAATCCAGTTCTGGATGCACGGAAATGGCTTGCGAGGCGGGCAACGTCCAAGGTGTGGTGGTCCAGATAACGGCGCCGATTTCGCCCTCGCCTGCGTCGCTTCCAAACGCTTTCAACACCGCAGCCGGATCTTGAGCAGCGTAGCGTACGTCGATGCTGAACGAGGTTTTGTCTTTGTATTCGACTTCGGCTTCAGCCAACGCCGAACCGCCGACAACGCTCCAGTACACCGGTTTAAAACCGCGCACCAGATGGCCGCTGTCGGCGATTTTGCCGAGTGCGCGGATGATGTCGGCTTCGGTTTGATGATTCAGCGTCAGATAGGGGTTTTGCCAATCGCCAAACACGCCCATGCGGATAAAGCCTTTGCGCTGGTTGTCGATCTGACCCAGGGCATAGGCGCGGCATTCGGCGCGGAAGGTTTTGAAGTCAACCTTGTCGCCGGCGCGGCCGATGGTGGTTTCGACTTTGTGTTCGATTGGCAGACCGTGGCAGTCCCAACCGGGCACGTAAGGCGCATCGAAACCGATAAAGCTCTTCGATTTGATGATGATGTCTTTAAGGATTTTGTTAACCGCGTGACCCAGGTGCAGATCGCCGTTCGCGTACGGCGGTCCGTCGTGAAGAATGAACTTGGGGCGACCTGCGCTGGCGGCGCGAATGCGCTGGTAAATGCCGTTTTGCTCCCAATGAGCCAGCATTTCCGGCTCACGCTGGGCCAGGTTTCCGCGCATCGGAAAATCCGTGTGCGGCAGATTCAGTGTCGCTTTGTAATCAGTCATGGAGGTCGGTCACTTCGGTCAATGGGCCTGTCTCAGGCAACCGGGGTTGGATGGGTTGGTGCTCACTCAAATCAAAGGTGTTGTCGATCATTGATGTTGAACCAGTCCCGGGCTTGGTTAATGTCGCGCTGGATCTGGTTTTTAAGGGCGTCAAGGTTATCAAATCTTTCTATACCTCGCAGCCGCTGCCATAGCTGCACATCGAGGCGTTGGCCGTACAAATCAAGTTCGGTGTCGAACAAGTGAACTTCGAGCCAATTGCGGGTGTCGCCAACGGTCGGTTTGGGGCCGAGGTTAGCGACACCGGGAATCCAACGGTCGCCAACGCGAGTGCGCACGACGAAGACGCCGTTGGTCGCAAGCTTCGGATGGTTCAGCAGAATGTTGGCCGTGGGCACACCGATGGTGCGGCCCAACTTACGACCGTGGACCACGCGGCCACTCAAGGTATAGGGTTCACCCAGCAATTCCGCCGCTTCGTTCAATCGGCCTTCGGCAAGGCAGGTGCGGATGGCGGTGCTGGAAACCCGGTCGTCGCCCAGCCGCTGGGATTCCAGTTGCTGAACTTCGAAATCGTATTGGCGCAGGAAATCGACATCGCCGCGTCGGTCGTTGCCGAAGCGGAAGTCGTCGCCGACTTGTACCCAGCGCGCATTCAAACCATCGAGCAGAATCTTCTGCACAAACTCCGCGGCCGACATGGCGCGCAAAGCTGAGTTGAACGGCAGCACCACCAGTTGATCGACGCCCATGGCGCTGAGCCGACGGACTTTGTCGTTCAGTGCGGCCAGGCGTGCTGGCGCGCCTTTGGGGTCGAAAAACTCTCGCGGTTGCGGTTCGAAAGTCACAACGGTGGATGCCAGACCGCGCGAGTGGGCGGCCTGGTTCAGCGCTTCGATAAGTCGCTGGTGGCCCAAATGCAGGCCATCAAAACTGCCAATGGTCACGGCCGAGGGCTGGCCGAGCGGTCGAGGTCGACGACTGATGCGCATAGCGATCTGCGGTGGCGAACAGGGCCGCGCAGTATACAAAAAAGTGCCCTTGGCGTCTTCCGTCCTGCACAGTTTCAGTGCCCACTCAATTGACGTATGCGACCGCCCACCAACACCCAAACCAGGGTGTAGACCAGCAGGCCATCCGCCACCAACAACGCCAAACGCCAGATGCGCCCGAAGATGTCGGCTGGCAACGCCATGCCATCCAGATTCATCAACAGCAGCAGCGATAGCGCCATCACCAGCGATGCGGCCAATGCCCGCAATGTGCCAGGCAACCACAGCGGCGCGGCGGGCAGGCGTTGTTCGCGTCGCAATTGCCAGGCGAGCATGCCGGCGTTGACCCAGGCTGAAAGTGCGGTTGCCAATGCCAGGCCAACATGCGCCAGCGGCAAGATCAGCAACAGGTTAAACACCATATTCAGTGACATCGCCCAAATGGCGATGCGCACTGGGGTGCGGGTGTCCTGTCGGGCAAAGAAGGCCGGCGCCAGAATCTTGATCAACATAAAAGCCGGCAGGCCGGCGGCATAAGCCATCAAGCTGGCAGCGCTGCGGCTGACGTCGTGGGCGGTGAATGCCTGATATTGAAACAGCACGGTCAATAAAGGTTTTGCCAACACCATCAAGGCTGCCATGGCGGGCAGGCCGGCGGTCAACACCAGACAAAGCGCCCAACCCAGGGTGCGCTGGAATGCTTGCGGATCGTCGGCGCTGGCCTGACTCGACAGGCGCGGCAACAAAACCGTACCGATGGCGAT
This window harbors:
- the pilV gene encoding type IV pilus modification protein PilV; this encodes MLIAITILAIALLGFAQLQSRALSLNQEAIRQVQAALLADELFDRMRANRDYALSSNRYEFGPSTPVPVAPECETQVCSAAEIAQRDLGIWLQRFKEVLPAASATLERSGESVRLLIQWPGSETVSVFFAQL
- the fkpB gene encoding FKBP-type peptidyl-prolyl cis-trans isomerase; translation: MDVIQENATVTLHFALRLASGETVDSTFDKAPATLTIGDGNLPEGFEQHLLGLAVGDHRTVRVEPEHAFGQHNPQNRQTFKREQFGAEIEPGMVMSFADAGNNELPGVIDSIEDGFVTVDFNHPLAGKALDFEVEILAIESATDGH
- the ispH gene encoding 4-hydroxy-3-methylbut-2-enyl diphosphate reductase produces the protein MDIKLANPRGFCAGVDRAIDIVNRALELYGAPLYVRHEVVHNKFVVDDLRQRGAVFVDELNEVPDDQLVIFSAHGVSQAVRAEADKRGLKVFDATCPLVTKVHLEVSKYSADGMECILIGHRGHPEVEGTMGQYDHSQGGDIYLVENETDVASLPVRDESRLAYVTQTTLSMDDTARIIDALRERFPQIQGPRKDDICYATQNRQDAVKTLAAECDIVLVVGSPNSSNSNRLRELAERMGCEAYLLDDASQLQAKWFEGKQRIGVTAGASAPEILVTQVLDGLKALGADTPIELDGIPENITFSIPRELRMKDLG
- the lspA gene encoding signal peptidase II, which codes for MPKLKLNLRQSFWLLISAAVIAADLWTKSIAVATLAYAQPVSVLPVLNFTLLHNRGAAFSFLNAAGGWQRWLFVAIALAVSLLLINWILRLKRHERWLSIALALILGGALGNLYDRVTLGYVVDFIHAHWGNSYFPAFNLADSAITVGAIMVLIDAFFLDKRRRMPGGEKRWM
- a CDS encoding bifunctional riboflavin kinase/FAD synthetase — protein: MRISRRPRPLGQPSAVTIGSFDGLHLGHQRLIEALNQAAHSRGLASTVVTFEPQPREFFDPKGAPARLAALNDKVRRLSAMGVDQLVVLPFNSALRAMSAAEFVQKILLDGLNARWVQVGDDFRFGNDRRGDVDFLRQYDFEVQQLESQRLGDDRVSSTAIRTCLAEGRLNEAAELLGEPYTLSGRVVHGRKLGRTIGVPTANILLNHPKLATNGVFVVRTRVGDRWIPGVANLGPKPTVGDTRNWLEVHLFDTELDLYGQRLDVQLWQRLRGIERFDNLDALKNQIQRDINQARDWFNINDRQHL
- the ileS gene encoding isoleucine--tRNA ligase, whose product is MTDYKATLNLPHTDFPMRGNLAQREPEMLAHWEQNGIYQRIRAASAGRPKFILHDGPPYANGDLHLGHAVNKILKDIIIKSKSFIGFDAPYVPGWDCHGLPIEHKVETTIGRAGDKVDFKTFRAECRAYALGQIDNQRKGFIRMGVFGDWQNPYLTLNHQTEADIIRALGKIADSGHLVRGFKPVYWSVVGGSALAEAEVEYKDKTSFSIDVRYAAQDPAAVLKAFGSDAGEGEIGAVIWTTTPWTLPASQAISVHPELDYVLVQTEVNGAPARLILAEGLLEAATARQNLSNTEVLGRAKGQALEGLVFDHPFYQRDIPVLLGEHVTLDAGTGLVHTAPDHGMDDFLVCQRYGIETLNPLDDGGVYRNNVELFAGEHVYKVEPHIIEVCKEHGRLLSEGKLTHSYAHCWRTKTPLIYRATPQWFISMDKQNLRGQALDAIKGVRWVPGWGQNRIEAMMEQSPDWCISRQRTWGVPIAFVTHKETGELHPELSRIIEEVAQRVETGGMDAWWELDLADVISDADQYEKVTDTLDVWFDSGVTHDTVLRKRPELGQYPADMYLEGSDQHRGWFQSSLKTAVAINGTAPYKQVLTHGFTIDEKGHKMSKSLGNGIEPDEIFNTMGADIMRLWVAATDYSGEMAMSKEILNRTADAYRRIRNTARFFISNLSGFDPAKDQVDPDQMLALDRWAMDRAYRLQQEISDLYDNYQFVQVYQKIHHFCVLDMGGFYLDIIKDRQYTTQADSLARRSCQTALFHVLEALVRWIAPILSFTADELWQFLPGERSLSVFEQTWYEGLLPLSETEPMNSAFWAQVQAAKEGVNKVLELARNEGRVGGSLKAEVTLYCDAELKTALAELGDELRFVTLTSEARLADLNDAPADAVETELEGLKVVVVASEEAKCERCWHQRPDVGKHAEHPDLCGRCVENVAGSGEVRHFA
- a CDS encoding GspH/FimT family protein, whose translation is MNGWHSAHGWTLIELLVSLALLALLTAVALPGYQSLIQTQSANRLRDDLFAHLTLARTQARTLGLPVAVCTTTDLFVANPNNLQCASAGGDWTPGWFVFVDLNEDKQHQDGEPLISVYEDAPLNVSVRFNLNRAVLFDRQGRASGSNGSFFVCRLDIEFLSAVVISPTGRIRFDAAKPENCVG